A window of the Gemmatirosa kalamazoonensis genome harbors these coding sequences:
- a CDS encoding COX15/CtaA family protein, translating into MTYPPAAVRRTAFVALGVSLVHIVFGGIVRISGSGLGCGEHWPRCADPVTGRLYWFPPFDQPTLIVEWTHRLLAAILISAVVALVLVAVASRREAGVRGRGGVLRAAGLALGLVLFAAVFGAVTVFYGNPAWATAVHKGIAASLLATLAAAVVRAGGLGGARAVVQNGSARAARGTLVAAAMAFIAVILGALTAKVPSAAIACTGFPLCGAGSIPGLSHLQLTHRVVAYLLAFHVLGLNVGFTRRREAGAVLAPVRVALAVVVLQIALGAAMVLMHFPTVLRSAHQANGILLWLTTFVAAYVARVASGASTPAFALPHRTPADVTTPTDQLPVLAMESR; encoded by the coding sequence ATGACCTACCCGCCCGCCGCCGTCCGCCGCACCGCGTTCGTCGCGCTCGGCGTGTCGCTCGTGCACATCGTGTTCGGCGGCATCGTGCGCATCTCCGGCTCCGGGCTGGGGTGCGGCGAGCACTGGCCGCGCTGCGCCGACCCGGTGACCGGGCGTCTGTACTGGTTCCCGCCGTTCGATCAGCCGACGCTCATCGTCGAGTGGACGCACCGGCTGCTCGCCGCGATCCTGATCTCGGCCGTCGTGGCGCTCGTGCTCGTGGCGGTGGCCAGTCGCCGCGAGGCGGGGGTGCGCGGACGGGGCGGCGTGCTCCGTGCCGCCGGGCTGGCGCTCGGGCTCGTGCTGTTCGCCGCCGTGTTCGGCGCGGTCACCGTGTTCTACGGCAACCCCGCGTGGGCCACCGCGGTGCACAAGGGGATCGCCGCGTCGCTGCTCGCCACGCTCGCCGCGGCCGTGGTGCGCGCCGGCGGCCTGGGTGGCGCGCGCGCCGTGGTCCAGAACGGATCGGCGCGGGCGGCGCGCGGCACGCTCGTCGCCGCCGCGATGGCGTTCATCGCCGTGATCCTCGGCGCGCTCACGGCGAAGGTGCCGAGCGCGGCGATCGCGTGCACCGGCTTCCCGCTGTGCGGCGCGGGCTCCATTCCCGGGCTGTCGCACCTGCAGCTGACGCACCGCGTGGTCGCGTACCTGCTCGCGTTCCACGTCCTCGGGCTCAACGTCGGCTTCACCCGCCGCCGCGAGGCCGGCGCGGTGCTTGCCCCGGTGCGGGTGGCGCTCGCGGTCGTCGTGCTGCAGATCGCGCTCGGCGCCGCGATGGTGCTCATGCACTTCCCGACCGTTCTGCGGTCCGCACATCAGGCGAACGGCATCTTGCTCTGGCTCACCACGTTCGTCGCGGCCTACGTCGCGCGCGTCGCGTCCGGCGCGTCGACGCCCGCGTTCGCGCTCCCGCATCGGACACCCGCCGACGTCACGACGCCGACCGACCAGCTGCCCGTGCTGGCGATGGAGTCCCGATGA
- a CDS encoding heme o synthase, translating to MTGVAMSERSERRLAGDLVALTKPRIISLLLVTTVAPMFVAGHPSWWTVLLVSVGGYLMAGGANAVNMYLDRDIDDRMARTRLRPIPSGRMAPQAVLAFGIMLSTAATWMLAHFVNLLTAALALAGFYFYVFVYTRWLKRSTPQNIVIGGAAGAFPPLVGWAAVTGRVDLAAVFLFLIVFYWTPPHFWALALLKQHDYGRAGVPMAPLVWGERNTLDQMLWYTVLLIALTVLPVTFGAFGVVYLVAAAVLGGLLLRGVLRIRALHAKGAVWTQAAWWTYKYSLLYLALLFVAMVVDRAVR from the coding sequence ATGACCGGCGTCGCGATGTCCGAGCGGAGCGAGCGGCGCCTCGCCGGCGACCTCGTCGCGCTCACGAAGCCGCGCATCATCTCGCTGCTGCTCGTCACCACGGTCGCGCCGATGTTCGTCGCCGGCCATCCGTCGTGGTGGACCGTGCTGCTGGTGAGCGTCGGAGGCTATCTCATGGCGGGCGGCGCGAACGCGGTGAACATGTACCTCGACCGCGACATCGACGACCGCATGGCGCGCACGCGGCTGCGGCCGATCCCGAGCGGGCGGATGGCGCCGCAGGCGGTGCTCGCGTTCGGCATCATGCTGTCGACGGCGGCGACGTGGATGCTGGCGCATTTCGTCAACCTGCTGACGGCGGCGCTCGCGCTCGCGGGCTTCTACTTCTACGTGTTCGTCTACACGCGCTGGCTCAAGCGCTCCACGCCGCAGAACATCGTCATCGGCGGCGCGGCGGGCGCGTTCCCGCCGCTCGTCGGATGGGCCGCGGTCACGGGACGCGTGGATCTCGCGGCGGTGTTCCTGTTCCTCATCGTGTTCTACTGGACGCCGCCGCACTTCTGGGCGCTCGCGCTCCTGAAGCAGCACGACTACGGCCGCGCCGGCGTGCCGATGGCGCCGCTCGTCTGGGGGGAGCGCAACACGCTCGACCAGATGCTCTGGTACACGGTGCTGCTCATCGCGCTCACCGTGCTGCCGGTGACGTTCGGCGCGTTCGGCGTCGTCTACCTCGTCGCGGCGGCGGTGCTCGGCGGGCTGCTCCTGCGCGGCGTGCTGCGCATCCGCGCGCTGCACGCGAAGGGCGCCGTGTGGACGCAGGCCGCGTGGTGGACGTACAAGTACTCGCTCCTCTACCTCGCGCTGCTGTTCGTCGCGATGGTGGTGGATCGCGCGGTGCGCTGA
- a CDS encoding ABC transporter ATP-binding protein, protein MTAAPADARARKRRLASPKPLGKLLPLLRPHAGRLAVAAVCLVLAAGAGLVFPKIVGWLLDSAFMLRDRGRLDRIALALLAVFAVQGVLNFVQVYLLSATAERVTARLREELFAHLVQLSPGFFTERRTGELTSRLSADLALLQSLLNTWISELARQLLFLVGGVVLLTFTDPHLTLTTLAVAPVIVAAAIVFGRMLRRASTGVQDRVAEATAMADEAFSQIRTVQSFVRESHEVRRYGALLGEVVTAAVARARMRATFFGVVGFVAFAGVTAVLWEGGQRVLAGTLTAGALVQFLFYAFFIAAAVGSLASLFGHFQEAIGAAGRVFELLATAPVVAEPAAPLPLGRVRGAVALDGVTFRYGPTLPDVLHDVSLHAAPGEVVALVGRSGAGKTTIASLLPRFWDVPAGRVSLDGEDVRTLSLTELRGAIGVVPQEPALFSGTIRENIAYARPDASLDDVIAAARAAHAHEFVERLPNGYDTPVGERGVKLSGGQRQRVAIARVFLKDPAVVVLDEATSSLDSESERLVEAALEELLQGRTTIIIAHRLSTVRRADRVVVLDHGRVVESGSHAELLAQDGLYAKLYQGQFREDEVPV, encoded by the coding sequence ATGACTGCTGCACCTGCCGACGCCCGCGCCCGCAAGCGGCGCCTCGCGTCGCCCAAGCCGTTAGGCAAGCTCCTTCCCCTGCTTCGACCCCACGCCGGCAGACTCGCCGTCGCCGCCGTGTGCCTCGTGCTCGCCGCCGGCGCGGGGCTCGTCTTCCCGAAGATCGTCGGCTGGCTGCTCGACTCGGCGTTCATGCTGCGCGACCGCGGGCGCCTCGACCGCATCGCGCTCGCGCTGCTCGCCGTCTTCGCCGTGCAGGGCGTGCTCAACTTCGTGCAGGTCTACCTGCTGAGCGCGACGGCCGAGCGCGTGACGGCGCGGCTGCGCGAGGAGCTGTTCGCGCACCTCGTGCAGCTCTCGCCGGGCTTCTTCACCGAGCGGCGCACGGGCGAGCTGACGAGCCGGCTCTCCGCCGACCTGGCGCTGCTCCAGTCGCTGCTCAACACCTGGATCTCGGAGCTCGCGCGGCAGCTGCTGTTCCTCGTCGGCGGCGTGGTGCTGCTCACGTTCACCGACCCGCACCTCACGCTCACGACGCTCGCCGTCGCGCCGGTGATCGTCGCCGCGGCGATCGTGTTCGGCCGCATGCTGCGCCGGGCGAGCACCGGCGTGCAGGACCGCGTGGCCGAAGCGACGGCGATGGCCGACGAGGCGTTCTCGCAGATCCGCACGGTGCAGAGCTTCGTGCGCGAGTCGCACGAGGTCCGGCGCTACGGCGCGCTGCTCGGCGAGGTCGTGACGGCGGCCGTGGCGCGGGCGCGCATGCGGGCGACGTTCTTCGGCGTCGTCGGCTTCGTCGCGTTCGCGGGCGTGACGGCGGTGCTGTGGGAGGGCGGTCAGCGCGTGCTCGCCGGCACGCTCACGGCGGGCGCGCTCGTGCAGTTCCTGTTCTACGCGTTCTTCATCGCCGCCGCGGTCGGGTCGCTCGCGTCGCTGTTCGGGCACTTCCAGGAGGCGATCGGCGCCGCGGGGCGCGTGTTCGAGCTGCTCGCCACCGCGCCGGTCGTCGCCGAGCCGGCGGCGCCGCTGCCGTTGGGGAGAGTGCGCGGCGCCGTCGCGCTCGACGGGGTGACGTTCCGCTACGGCCCCACGCTCCCTGACGTGCTGCACGACGTGTCGCTGCACGCGGCGCCCGGTGAGGTCGTCGCGCTCGTCGGCCGCTCGGGCGCCGGCAAGACGACGATCGCGTCGCTGCTGCCGCGCTTCTGGGACGTGCCGGCGGGGCGCGTGTCGCTCGACGGTGAGGACGTGCGCACGCTGTCGCTGACCGAGCTGCGCGGCGCGATCGGCGTCGTGCCGCAGGAGCCCGCGCTGTTCAGCGGCACGATCCGCGAGAACATCGCGTACGCCCGCCCCGACGCGTCGCTCGACGACGTGATCGCGGCCGCGCGCGCCGCGCATGCGCACGAGTTCGTGGAGCGGTTGCCGAACGGCTACGACACGCCGGTCGGCGAGCGCGGCGTGAAGCTCTCCGGCGGCCAGCGCCAGCGCGTCGCCATCGCGCGCGTCTTCCTCAAGGATCCCGCCGTCGTCGTGCTCGACGAGGCGACGTCCAGCCTCGACTCGGAGAGCGAGCGGCTCGTCGAGGCCGCGCTCGAGGAGCTGCTGCAGGGGCGCACGACGATCATCATCGCGCATCGCCTGAGCACCGTGCGCCGCGCCGACCGCGTCGTGGTGCTCGACCACGGCCGCGTCGTGGAGTCGGGCAGCCACGCCGAGCTGCTCGCGCAGGATGGACTGTACGCGAAGCTGTACCAGGGACAGTTCCGGGAGGACGAGGTCCCCGTCTGA
- a CDS encoding carboxypeptidase-like regulatory domain-containing protein: MPLPSPIRSTLTLTALLAACSNGDKVTTAHAEGESARTAMHPTSDVPLPNITAGTTPYAVSPVTDGGTVSGSVELSGPPPADSSVTPPPELQRECGATLPLRTVQAQGTHLGGAVVWLEGVRRGKALPAVRRFEVAIDGCQLEPRAQAVTAGGTLHVHSESRMHALVRMTRWPEGTTVATVTTNDDGEVVPDDKVLSTPGVLEVRGAQPAWLRAWVLVLDHPYAATTAAAGTFSLDSVPAGQYKLVAWHERFGRVEQPVTVTAGQTTSVTLRFGAPNAAPIVADSARTAGDTAARGRRR, translated from the coding sequence GTGCCGCTTCCGTCGCCCATTCGCTCGACCCTCACACTGACCGCCCTCCTCGCCGCGTGCTCGAACGGCGACAAGGTCACGACCGCACACGCCGAGGGCGAGAGCGCCCGCACCGCGATGCATCCGACGTCGGACGTGCCGCTGCCGAACATCACGGCGGGCACGACGCCGTACGCGGTGAGCCCGGTGACCGACGGCGGCACCGTGTCGGGGAGCGTGGAGCTGTCGGGCCCCCCGCCCGCCGACTCGTCGGTCACGCCGCCGCCGGAGCTGCAGCGCGAGTGTGGAGCGACGCTGCCGCTGCGCACCGTGCAGGCGCAGGGCACGCACCTCGGCGGCGCGGTCGTATGGCTCGAAGGCGTCCGGCGCGGCAAGGCGCTGCCCGCCGTGCGCCGCTTCGAGGTCGCGATCGACGGCTGCCAGCTGGAGCCGCGCGCACAGGCCGTGACCGCCGGCGGCACGCTGCACGTGCACAGCGAGAGCCGCATGCACGCGCTCGTCCGCATGACGCGTTGGCCCGAGGGAACGACCGTCGCGACGGTGACGACGAACGACGACGGCGAGGTCGTGCCGGACGACAAGGTGCTGTCGACGCCGGGCGTGCTGGAGGTGCGCGGCGCGCAGCCGGCGTGGCTCCGCGCGTGGGTGCTCGTGCTCGACCACCCGTACGCCGCGACGACCGCCGCGGCGGGCACGTTCTCGCTCGACTCGGTGCCCGCGGGGCAGTACAAGCTCGTCGCGTGGCACGAGCGGTTCGGCCGGGTGGAGCAGCCGGTGACCGTGACGGCGGGCCAGACGACGAGCGTGACGCTGCGGTTCGGTGCGCCTAACGCGGCGCCGATAGTCGCGGACAGCGCGCGAACGGCGGGCGATACGGCGGCGCGAGGGCGGCGGCGATGA